aaagtgaatcacctcacgtttgtctgcgttgaactccatttgccacctctcagcccaagcACTTATAGCATTTTCTGTCCCTATGAAAACTCCAATTCTCATAAGCATTCTTTTTTCATTAAATTCACTCTGAGGACACATGCATTACTTGGAAGgacagcactttttaaaattaatttgtgcGATGTGGCCATCATtggctaggcccagcatttattgcccaatccccagttgccccttgaggtggtggtgagctgcttttatgaactgctgcagcccacctgctgtgggtagACCTATAATGCCCTTACAGAGGGAATTTCAGGCCTTTGATTCAGCAACACTGacaagatatttccaagtcaggatggtgagtggcttggagtggaacataaaggcagtggtgttcccatgtatctgccacccttatccttctagatggaagtggtcatgggtttgcaaggtgctatttgaggatctttggtgaatgtgtgcagtgcatcttgtaggtagtacacactgctgctgaatgtcagtggaggagggagtggatgcagttccaatcaagtgggctgctctgtcctggatggggttgttggagctgtacctatccaggcaagtgaggattggaccaacacattcctgacttgtgccttgcagaatGATGgagaggttttggggagtcaggtggtcaGGTACTTGCcacagcattcctagcctctgacctgcttttgtagcactgcatttatgtggtgagtccagttgagttgctggtcaatggtaacccagaGGATGTTAATAGTGATGGATTCAGGgacagtaacaccattgaatattatgttgcatttgaacatggactgcttcagtatcggaggaatcacaaatggtgctTAGCATTCAgtcttctgactttatgattgagggaaggtcattgatgaaacagacGGAGATGAttgggcctaagacactacccCGAGTAAGTAGGTCCTCTAGGTCTTATCTTGCTACCTAACATGCATCCAGTGACCATTACTTTCTCATAGCTCCTGTCCCCCACACACTTTCTCCTTCCTGTCAGCTCACTCAtacttcaattttgtttttattcattcatgggataaggagtaggccagcatttattacccatcactaattgcccagagggtagttaagagtcaatcatattgctgtaggtctggagtcaggtgtaggccagaccaggtaagggttgAAGTTCTCTTCCTGAAAGAACATaagtgaactagatgggctttTCTGGCAATCAATAATGTATCCATGGTTACCATcagacttttaatttcagattttattgaattcaaatttcaccatctgccatggcaggatctGAACTCGGGTTCCCATAACGTTACCcgagtctctggattaaaagACCACTGTGTCCAACAGGTCAAAGTTACTCTGCGTCCTCCATTTTAAAACTCAACTTGTTGATTTAACTTTCTCTTGTCCTGCTGTTTACAATTGTTGGTTTGAGGCATATCTGCCCATACAGTCTGATTCCAACAAAAGAGATAGACAACAGCAGTTCTTAGAGATGTATTGTAAGGAATGTAAATGGGAGCTGAAATAGTTCCAGTGGCCAGAGTGAAATCATAGCAGATACACATAGGATGCAAGTGCTGTAAACACAGCTGCACTGTAGCTGAGAAACACCCAACTCATTGTCAATGAGCAGCCCAGTCTTGTACCCAGTGCCCAGCTACATGTATACAGCTTCAAGGATACTGTGACATTTCTATCTCACCATCAACACTGGGGCTCTGGAGAATGGTTAGAAAAACAAAGAACACTGTCACTTGTCCATCTCCTCCTCTCCATCAGGACTTTCACTGCCAAAGCATTCCATGCTTTCCTAACTGTTCTCTCATCCTGGAAAATCCAGCTTCTCCAAAACCCTTCTGTTtcggcagcacagtggttcagtagttagcacgactgcctcacagctccagggacctgggtccaattcccgcctctggtgactgtttgtgtgaagtttgcacattctccctgcgtctgtgtgggtttcctccgggtgctccagtttcctcccacagtccaaaggtgtgcaggttagatggattagctaaAGTTACCATATtgtccaggctaggtgggttagccatgaggaatgcagggttatgggggtaGGTCTCGATAGAAtgttgttcagagggtcagtatggactgaatggtgtaggattctatgattctattgtaTATAATGTTGCAGCAAGTGTCTTTCATCCAAAAACCCCTACCTTGTTGTCCATCTCCAACCCACAAGCTTTTAAATCCTCTGCTGGCTCTGTCCCTCCCCAGTTATCGGCTGCATTCCTACAAAACGGACAGCCCCCACACTGAACAGATAATTCACACAGTACAGACCTCGGTGACATATCACCTCTCCCAGCTTAGATTGCCTCATTTAAGGAAGCATATCATTTCaccagaggcagttcagagaaagctcACTAGGACAATTCCCAGAATGGAGagattgttttatgagcaaaagttcaacaggttgggactctactgaccggagtttagaagaatgagaggtgaactcACTGAGATATAAAGGATCAAAGGGCATGAAAAGGTAAACaaggagaggatgtttcccctcatgggagagtctaggaccacagGGAATCATCTCAGAATAAACCCGTACGAATCTAAAACTGAGATACGGAGGAATTGCTTCTCTGAGGGTTAAGAGTTTTTGCCATagagacttggggggggggggggggtacaatccccatgtatatttaaggctgacatagacagattcttgatttgTAGAGAAACCAAGGGTTATTTATaggtaaaaggcaggaaagtggaatgttgGACCAACCATGATCCTGCTGAattgtgcagcaggtcagactggccagtggcctattcctgctccattTTCTTATTGTCTTaaccacccaccccccctccccccaccaccaccaccagccatctcttaATTGACCCAGTTGCCTCCCTAAATCCCACTGCCGCACCCTAATGATCTTCTTTCTTTAAGAGGCTCTTTAAAACCCATTTAGGCTCAAGTGTTCGTTACTGCTCCACACATCCCCACCACGTGGCAATCTCTTTACACAGGTTAGCCACAGGAGGTTCTCTGGGACATCTTTCCTACAGAAAAGCTGATTGCTGATGTTTCTCAGCTAGCGAACCCAGAACTCACCGATCTAATCTGGTTACCTCCCCGTCTAGAACACTCTGAAGAATCTCTTCGGTTGTGATGTCACCGGTGTATCCAGCTCCCCAGCCGAGAGTGTTTGACAAATCATTGCCAGTTCCCAGAGGGAGAACAGCAACATATGGAATGTACTGCTCCTGTCCCTGAACAAAGACAACATCAGGTTTATTGCCAATGCTCACATGAGTTTGATCAGAATCAAGCACTGCCAATAAGATACACATCACTGACCTTCAGTAATTGTCTACTATAAATTACAACCCATATTTATCCAAAATAGAATTTGCAActtgtgctgtccctgttttgggagtgtttgatggagaaagTATacagagagctttactctgtatctatctcCTTGCAATACCTGTCCTGGGAAAATTTGATGGAATGAGGTAGAGGGAGTGTTGCTTTCAGTTTAAAAGTAGAGTTAGTTTTACTCTGGATCTAACTCTGTGCTGCAATTGTCCCAGGTGCGTTTGATAGAGAAAGTATAGATGAAAccttactttcagtttaaaagagttaGCTTTTCTTTCAAATGAAAAGAATAATAGAAGCTTTACTCTGAGGGAAATGAATGCAGCTGAAaactgtattgctggaaaagcgcagcaggtcaggcagcatccaaggaacaggagagtcgacatttcgggcataagcccttcttcaggagaaagtactcactttctcctagttgattttaacctactgcgaattctcttgcaaggatgccttccttgaagaagctctcctgctccttggatgctgcctgacctgctgcgcttttccagcaacacattttcagctctgatctccagcatctgcagacctcactttctcctagggaaTTGAATGTACCATAgcgaagtttacagatgacactaaaggtATATTGCTAGAGGGATACATACAGTTCACAGAGAGATTTTGGTAGAGTTTGTAAGTGAACAAAATATCGACAAATGGAATATAACGTGGGAAGAAATGAAgtttttcattttggaaggtagaaCAAAACAACAACTCTGGAAAGCTGTAACACAAAGGGACTTCAGAGTAGATATACATGAAACAAAGAAAGCTAGCACTTAGGTACAGCAGGTAACCAGGAAGACTAAAACATGGCCCTTACTTCAAAGGGATTGGAATGTAAGACGAGGGAAGTCTTACCACAACTGTACAAGAACACAGGTTTAGTCCCTTTGTTGAAGGAAATCATTCCATTGGTGGCAGTTCAGAGACATTAcattaggatgatccctggtctggtcttatgagaaaaggctaaaCAGAATGGGACCCTACTCATGGGAGTCTAGAGGACAGAGATGATCCCATTGagacatacaggattcttaagagaCTTGACAGAGCAAATGCTGACAGGAAAAAGgaatgccaatttaagactgagatgaagagaaattcctTCTCTGAGGGTTATCTCTCTTTGGAACCCCTTGCCACAGACAGCTATGGGGTCAGAGTCTttgcatatatttaaggctgagataggtagATTCTCAGtcaggaatcaaaggttatggagcaagggcaggaaagtggatgtgaagtaagccagatcagctgtgatgctattgaatggcagagccggcttgaggggccaaacagAGTATTTATTCGTTCCCATTTATTATGATTTTTCATACCTTATACTTCATGTCATCAATGGcgtccagcacccagcccactgTCCCATCTCCCCCACAAACCAGCACTCTCGTTTTGTGGCTCGGTAGAAGTGTACACAACTGCAGAGCTTTGTACGGAGTCGTGGAATCAAGATCAACAACCTGCAGAGGCACAACGCACACATTCAGGGACAATTTCAGCAACCGCTCATTCACCCATCATCCaccagagagagacaggaatggacacacacacagagacacccccccaccccccgcacactcacatacacagacagacacagataaATGTCAATGTCCCCCTCACAATGCAGACAGAGAGGAGCAACTCACTCACTGCCCTTGCCAAAAGAAAAGATAAGCACCCttcattttgaatccaatttcCCTTGGCTCCCTATGAGGTTTCAATTATCTGACCAGTCTGCTCATGCAACCTGGTCAAACATCTCATTaaaatccaagtaaaccacatcacCTCAAACACAGCAAAAATTTAATATTTTCATTATGTGATTTAAATGCATTAAAATGTCAATTATTTTgagttttaaaaattttttatCAGTGGCATTTCTGTGCATCTGAAGGGTGTAATAATTAACTTATAAGCATTTCTGAGTCCATGGTTATACTTTTTGAAACATAGTAGGAGAAAGCCTTCTtgacaaatgatttttttttgtgtaggtTGGGAGAATTTTACAATCAAAAATGGTAAACATTATGCATTAGATCGCAGTTTGGAAGGTCAGGAATTGATTTATGTAGATTGTTTAGAATTGTTAAAAAATAGGCTaccttagaatcacagaatccgtATAGTGAagcagcaggccattcggcctatcaagtccacatttaccctccgaagagcattccaccaaacacacccctctaccctatccttgtaaacctgcatttagcacagacaatccatctaacctgcacatatttggactgtgggaggaaaccggaggaatcccacacagacacggggagaatgtgcaaactccacacagacattcacccgaggctggaatcaaatctgagtCCGTGGCAGAGGGAGGCTGTAGTATTAACCAATGAGCCAACATGCTGCCAACATTAGGGTTTTAGTAAAAGCTCCAGATCAGACGTATTTGGTTAAAACACTGAGTGAGTTACTTGAAGCTCAATAAGTTTTGAGTTCAGTTGTATGAAGGACCCCGAAAGACTGCATCAATTCTGAAGGCTAGGAGCTGAACAGCACAGCGAAAAGGAGGGATGATAAAGAAAAGAATTCCTTATAGGGTTAGTaacatttcaaaatctttaaatataTGAGTGATGTGAATATTTgtttttgcataataaactttCTTACTGTGAAAACAGAATCTGCAGCCTTGCATGCTTGGTTTCTGTTTCAGTGAGAAGCTATCTTGTTAAAACCAAAAAACAcgtgatctatcaagccagatgtCAGTCTGGGAATAATATCATCTGGAGTCATAACAACAGCACCCTTAATAAAATGAGGCGGAGATGAGacacttcaaagaaatatgtgaAAACATTTAACACCATCCCACATAAAGAGATAAGATTAGTTTTAGTTAGCATCTGAAAAGAGGAAAATAATAAATCCCTCACCACCAGCACAATGTGCGGGGTACACTATGACATGATATTTCCCCCAAAAGCAAGTTACTCATTCATTGTTGTAACTTGAATCTTCAAAATGGATCACATGTAAAGTTGAAAAGCCAGATAAGGTGCTGCTGATGTTCCTTTCATTCACCTGTCAATCATGAAGCTCCCACAGATCCAAATTATTACCTGAATGGGATTAAGGAGTGTTTGAAATTCTCCCATCAGATGCTGAGCCATGTTGTTTCCACTGCGAGCATTCGCCAGGACCAGAATTGGGCTCCAGTTTTCTGGGCACATATAGGAGAACTGTAGAGAGGAGGAGTGTAGAAGCACGTTAGTGCAGAAATCAAAGCACACCAACCAGCATCACATTACAAAGACGATCACACAATATGAATTCAGATTGGAATGTgggataatggagggaagagGAGGTTGGGTGGGAGAAGGAAAGGGTCGATGTGGTAGGTgatgaggagaggggagagggacaatGGGGACAGTGGAGGGCAAGCATGGGGATGATTGGGGGGGGTAAACAAGGGAGGATGAGGATGGGGGAGCGAACAGGggagggtgaggatgggggaGTGAACAGGggagggtgaggatgggggaGCGAGCAGGggagggtgaggatgggggagcgaacaggggagggtggggatgggggagcgaacaggggagggtggggatgggggggaaggggggttgAGGGATGATGGCGGGGCGGGGAGGATGAtggcagggggaggggaggatgATGGCGGGGGGGAGGATGATGGCGGGGGGGGAGAGGATGATGGCGGGGGGGAGGATGCTGGCGGGGGGGGGAGGATGATGGCGGGGAGGGAGGATGATGGCGGGGGGAGGATGATGGCGGGGGGGGAGGATGATGGCGGGGGGGGAGAGGATGATGGCGGGGGGGAGGAtgctggcggggggggggggaggatgaTGGCGGGGAGGGAGGATGATGGCGGGGGGAGGATGATGGCGGGGGGAGGATGATGGCGGGGGGGGAGGGATGATGGCGggcgtggggtgggggttggtggagGATGGGGGGTTGAGGGATgatggcgggggggaggggaggatgatggcaggggggtggggggttggtggaGGATGGGGGGTTGAGGGATGATGGCGGGGGGAGGAGGATGATGGCGGGGGGGGAGGAGGATGATAgcaggtgtggggtgggggttggtggaggatgatgggggggggaggatggtgatggtgcgggtgtgggtgtgagtgcgggGGGAGCCCGGGTACCTGGCTGAGCTGCTCCCCGGGGGCCGGCCGCCGCTGCCGCCTCCGCCGCTGGGCCATGTAGAGATACCGCGGGGGGATGATGGCGCGGCGGAGCGGGCCCAGGTCACAGGCAGCAGCGAGCTGCCCCACACAGTCATCATGGGCCACCCGCTGGCACCACACACACCGGCAATCACACAGCCGCGGCTGGCAGCCGCACTGCGCGCCGCACACCGAGCACGAGTTACAGATCGGCAGGTTCCCGCGGACCCACTGGTGGGCGGGGGCCGGGGCCGGGGCCTCGGGCTGGGCCTGGGCCGGGGCCGGGGCCGGGGGCGGCTGCACCGCCTCCTTACAGCGGAGCCGCCGCTCGGCCTGGGCCAAGCAGGAGTCATCGACACAGATTCCGCAGCAAGGGCAGTAGGAGCCGCGGAGAGTGGCCTGGCCGCACACGCTGCAGTAAGTGGGCCGCGTGAACAGGTCGGTGTAGCGCCAACTGTGCACCGAGGCTCCGGGCCATGAGCCCAGGCCTAGGCCCAGACCCAAGCCTGGGCCTCTCCTGAGAGCTTCCTCCCGCCGGGCCCTCCTCACGCTGCACCACAGGGTGAGTATGACGGGCAGTAACACGGCGGCTGCCGTCCACACCAACAGCCGGTACTCGCCGCAGGCCCAAACTGAAGCCTCGCCCTCGGCTTCACCCTCTGCCGCCGGACTGGCCTCCTCCTGGGAGCCGGCTCCAGCCATTGGCCTGGCCCGGCCCGGCCCAGCCGGGCCCCACCGCGGGACACGCTCAGGCAGCGGCGAGGGCGCGCACTGCGGGAACGACAGGAGGCGCGCGCCCGATTCAAACCGCCCTCGAGGACGGGAGACCGTTAAACCGCAGAGAGCAGCATCGGgcaggaaaggagagagagagccgccgacagtgcggcactccctcagcaccgaccctccgacagtgcggcactccctcagcaccgaccctccgacagtgcggcactccctcagcactgaccctccgacagtgcggcactccctcagcaccgaccctcagacagtgcccactccctcagcactgaccctccgacagtgcagcactccctcagcgccgaccctccgacagtgcccactccctcagcactgaccctccgacagtgcggcactccctcagcactgaccctccgacagtgcggcactccctcagcactgaccctccgacagtgcgacactccctcagcactgaccctccaacagtgcggcactccctcagcactgaccctccgacagtgcccactccctcagcactgacgctccgacagcgcggcaccccctcagcactgaccctccaacagcgcggcaccccctcagtactgaccctccgacagcgcggcactccctcagcactgaccctccgacagtgcccactccctcagcactgacccttcgacagtgcggcactccctcagcactgaccctcagacagtacccactccctcagcactgaccctcccacagtgggcactccctcagcactgaccctcagacagtacccactccctcagcactgaccctcccacagtgggcactccctcagcactgaccctccgacagtgcggcactccctcagcaccgaccctccgacagtgcggcaccccctcagcactgaccctccgacagtgcggcgctccctcagcaccgaccctccgacagtgcggcaccccctcagcactgaccctccgacagtgcccactccctcagcactgaccctccgacagtgcggcactccctcagcactgaccctccgacagtgcggcactccctcagcaccgaccctccgacagtgcggcaccccctcagcactgaccctccgacagtgcccactccctcagcactgaccctccgacagtgcggcactccctcagcactgaccctccgacagcgcggcaccccctcagcactgaccctccgaaagtgcggcactccctcagcactgaccctccgaaagtgcggcactccctcagcactgaccctccgacagtgcccactccctcagcgctgaccctccgacagtgcgtcactccctcagcgctgactttccgacagtgcggcactccctcagcgctgaccctccgacagtgcggcaccccctcagcactgacagcgcggaaccccctcagtactgaccctccgacagtgcggcactccctcagcactgaccctccgacagtgcccactccctcagcactgaccctccgacagtgcccactccctcagcactgaccctccaaaagtgcggcactccctcagcactgaccctccgacagtgcccactccctcagcactgacgctccgacagcgcggcaccccctcagcactgaccctccaacagcgcggcaccccctcagtactgaccctccgacagcgcggcactccctcagcactgaccctcagacagtacccactccctcagcactgaccctcccacagtgggcactccctcagcactgaccctcagacagtgcggcactccctcagcactgaccctcagacagtacccactccctcagcactgaccctcccacagtgcagcactccctcagcactgaccctccgacagtgcgtcactccctcagcgctgaccctccgacagcgcggaaccccctcagtactgaccctccgacagtgcggcactccctcagcactgaccctccgacagtgcccactccctcagcactgaccctccaaaagtgcggcactccctcagcactgaccctccgacagtgcccactccctcagcactgacgctccgacagcgcggcaccccctcagcactgaccctccaacagcgcggcaccccctcagtactgaccctccgacagcgcggcactccttcagcactgaccctccgacagtgcccactccctcagcactgaccctccgacagtgcggcactccctcagcactgatcctccgacagtgcccactccctcagcactgatcctccgacagtgcccactccctcagcactggccctccgacagtgcggcactccctcagcactgaccctcagacagtacccactccctcagcactgaccctcccacagtgcagcactccctcagcactgaccctccgacagtgcccactccctcagcactgaccctccgacagcgcggcaccccctcagcactgaccctccgacagtgcggcactccctcagcattgaccctccgacagtgcccactccctcagcactggccctccgacattgcggcactccctcagcactgaccctcagacagtacccactacctcagcactgaccctcccacagtgggcactccctcagcactgaccctctgacagtgcccactcgctcagtactgaccctcccacagtgggcactccctcagcactgaccctccgacagtgcagcactccctcagcactgatcctccgacagtgcccactctctcagcactggccctccgacattgcggcactccctcagcactgaccctcagacagtacccactccctcagcactgaccctcccacagtgggcactccctcagcactgaccctctgacagtgcccactcgctcagtactgaccctccgacagtgcagcactccctcagcgccgaccctccgacagtgcccactccctcagcactgaccctccgacagtgcggcactccctcagcactgaccctccgacagtgcggcactccctcagcactgaccctccgacagtgcgacactccctcagcactgaccctccaacagtgcggcactccctcagcactgaccctccgacagtgcccactccctcagcactgacgctccgacagcgcggcaccccctcagcactgaccctccaacagcgcggcaccccctcagtactgaccctccgacagcgcggcactccctcagcactgaccctccgacagtgcccactccctcagcactgacccttcgacagtgcggcactccctcagcactgaccctcagacagtacccactccctcagcactgaccctcccac
Above is a window of Hemiscyllium ocellatum isolate sHemOce1 chromosome 25, sHemOce1.pat.X.cur, whole genome shotgun sequence DNA encoding:
- the dgke gene encoding diacylglycerol kinase epsilon — its product is MAGAGSQEEASPAAEGEAEGEASVWACGEYRLLVWTAAAVLLPVILTLWCSVRRARREEALRRGPGLGLGLGLGSWPGASVHSWRYTDLFTRPTYCSVCGQATLRGSYCPCCGICVDDSCLAQAERRLRCKEAVQPPPAPAPAQAQPEAPAPAPAHQWVRGNLPICNSCSVCGAQCGCQPRLCDCRCVWCQRVAHDDCVGQLAAACDLGPLRRAIIPPRYLYMAQRRRRQRRPAPGEQLSQFSYMCPENWSPILVLANARSGNNMAQHLMGEFQTLLNPIQVVDLDSTTPYKALQLCTLLPSHKTRVLVCGGDGTVGWVLDAIDDMKYKGQEQYIPYVAVLPLGTGNDLSNTLGWGAGYTGDITTEEILQSVLDGEVTRLDRWSVRVTKGFYSFHRPKIYTMNNYFSIGPDALMALNFHECRQQSPFLFSNRIINKAVYFFYGTRDCLVQACKDLDQKIELELDGERIALPKLEGIIVLNIAYWGGGCRLWEGTGDKPYPPASHSDGLLEVVGVYGSFHCAQIHVKLANPVRLGQAYTVRLILKNSVMPMQVDGEPWVQGPCSVVITHKTQALMISPSKRQPEEDVQGASAQGTVES